The Microplitis mediator isolate UGA2020A chromosome 8, iyMicMedi2.1, whole genome shotgun sequence genome has a window encoding:
- the LOC130673103 gene encoding speckle-type POZ protein-like — translation MEVECYTQFLRHKVSFKWKVDGLMELMEAASYDKLDKTLDSSQFSAQSKLNDKWRLELQLLNHDQTANKGWAKIGLHLDDVLSEVRAKVTFFMLNSEKERVFVVSSVCRNLKVGMFWFHDRFFEINKMLKNRNEYLSDNMVTLCVDLVVYDNETSSLIESEFKLSKRRIVDDLEELFDSKLKSDVVLIVGDKKIKTHKSILIARSPVLAAMFMHNTVENKNNEINIIDIKAEIIEKMLKFIYTDKVENIDDDAEYLLEVADKYQVQMLKELCEKSLSKSVTTENAVKIMILADRHNAKQLLKFVIDFIVTNAEDVIETNDYKFIEKSNFHLLSTLFKKIVNSKKSSDSKS, via the coding sequence atggAAGTTGAGTGTTATACACAATTCCTCAGACATAAGGTTTCATTTAAATGGAAAGTAGACGGATTAATGGAATTAATGGAAGCTGCTAGTTATGATAAACTGGACAAAACTCTTGACTCGTCACAATTTTCAGCACAATCAAAGTTGAATGATAAATGGCGTCTAGAGCTACAATTACTAAATCACGATCAAACAGCTAACAAAGGATGGGCTAAAATAGGATTACATTTGGATGATGTATTGAGCGAAGTAAGAGCAAAAGTTACGTTTTTTATGTTGAATAGTGAAAAAGAAAGAGTGTTTGTTGTATCATCGGTCTGCAGAAACTTAAAAGTTGGTATGTTTTGGTTTCATgatcgtttttttgaaataaacaaaatgttaaaaaatagaaacgaATACTTGTCTGACAACATGGTGACGTTATGCGTTGATCTTGTGGTATATGATAATGAAACGTCAAGTTTAATTGAAAGTGAATTTAAATTGTCAAAACGTCGAATCGTTGATGATCTCGAAGAACTTTTTGACAGTAAACTAAAGAGTGATGTAGTCTTGATAGtgggtgataaaaaaataaaaactcataAAAGTATTTTGATAGCACGTTCTCCTGTACTTGCTGCAATGTTTATGCATAATacagttgaaaataaaaacaatgaaataaatattatcgatATAAAAGctgaaataattgaaaaaatgctCAAGTTCATTTACACAGataaagttgaaaatattgatgatGATGCTGAATATTTACTGGAAGTGGCTGACAAATACCAGGTGCAAATGTTGAAAGAATTGTGTGAAAAGTCACTTAGTAAGTCAGTGACTACTGAAAATGctgtaaaaattatgattttagcAGATCGCCATAATGCCAAGCAGTTGCTGAAATTTGTTATCGATTTTATAGTTACTAATGCCGAAGATGTGATTGAAACGAACGATTACAAGTTCatagaaaaatcaaattttcatttattatcaacgttatttaaaaaaatcgttaattcaaaaaaatcatctGATAGCAAAtcttaa
- the LOC130673102 gene encoding speckle-type POZ protein-like, with translation MEVEGHTRFPKHEVSFQWKLDGLMGLMEAASFDKLDKTLKSPQFSARSQLNLKWRLELQLLNHDQTDNKGWAKIGLRLDDGTSEVRAEVTFFMLNSKKERVFVLPPFCRTCKVSKCWAYDCFFEIDKLLKNKDEYLSDNMVTICVDLVIYDNETSSLIENEFKFSKRRIVDDLEELFDSKLKSDVVLIVGDKKIKAHKSILIARSPVLAAMFMHNTVENKNNEINIIDIKAEIIEKMIKFIYTDKVENIDDDAEYLLEAADKYQVQMLKELCEKSLSKSVTTENAVKIMILADRHNAKQLLEFVNNFIVTNAKAVIKTNDYKLMEKSNFHLLSTLFEKIVDLTKLSDSKS, from the coding sequence TGACAAAACACTTAAATCGCCACAATTTTCAGCACGATCACAGTTGAATCTTAAATGGCGTCTAGAGCTACAATTACTAAATCACGATCAAACAGATAACAAAGGATGGGCTAAAATAGGATTACGTTTGGATGATGGAACAAGCGAAGTAAGAGCAGAAGTTACGTTTTTTATGTTGAAtagtaaaaaagaaagagtGTTTGTTCTACCACCATTCTGCAGAACCTGTAAAGTTAGTAAATGTTGGGCATACgattgtttttttgaaatagacaaattgttaaaaaataaagatgaatACTTGTCTGACAACATGGTAACGATATGCGTTGATCTTGTGATATATGACAATGAAACGTCAAGTTTGattgaaaatgaatttaaattttcaaaacgtCGAATTGTTGATGATCTTGAAGAACTTTTTGACAGTAAACTAAAGAGTGATGTAGTCTTGATAGTGggcgataaaaaaataaaagctcaTAAAAGTATTTTGATAGCACGTTCTCCTGTACTTGCTGCAATGTTTATGCATAATacagttgaaaataaaaacaatgaaataaatattatcgatATAAAAGctgaaataattgaaaaaatgatcaagTTCATTTACACAGataaagttgaaaatattgatgatGATGCTGAATATTTATTGGAAGCGGCTGACAAATATCAAGTGCAAATGCTGAAAGAATTGTGTGAAAAGTCACTTAGTAAGTCAGTGACTACTGAAAATGctgtaaaaattatgattttagcAGATCGCCATAATGCTAAGCAGTTACTGGAAtttgttaacaattttatagttACTAATGCCAAAGCTGTGATTAAAACAAACGATTACAAGTTGatggaaaaatcaaattttcatttattatcaacgttattcgaaaaaatcgttgatttgacaaaattatctgatagcaaatcttaa
- the LOC130673099 gene encoding uncharacterized protein LOC130673099: MGRDSRKVSRELRSSEKINKSRSVKRKNVFNPKTAERDESIQSTSSKKLKQNTEDDVPEDSSTEFRIINFIQVFTAISALIKCKKCDGNVVFQTASTRGLGFKIVVACNNCGNEYIPSCSFVGHSYEINRRFIFVMRILGIGYEGLCKFCGLMDMPSFLDKSTHTILLKQILNCSKAVAETFMTKAVNEEKQAMPTTENEDINHLTVSGDGTWQKRGYTSSFGVSSIIGYFTGKILDINIKSAYCKLCEYWKKKTNTVEFEEWYQSHEDVCSANHQGSSGKMEVDAMVEMFSYSETKYGVKYANYIGDGDSKTYSGIIKSDPYENTTVNKKECIGHVQKRMGSRLRTLKSKQKGLGGRGKLTGKLIDKLTVYYGLAIRRHCDSIENMKSAIMATFYHYGSSDEKPNHDMCPKGEESWCSYQRAEARGELDTFSHDYSPLPSDVLKAIKPIYEDLSNENLLSRCVGGFNQNNNESFNQLVWKICPKTVNTSFTIVQIAAYVAMCIFNEGINSLLVLMNTLGLNCGPNSHRYAERMDAARIKVADKRANDNTREGRLQRRHQQIDILEAAMSAEELLYGPGIDDSV, translated from the exons atgggacgtgattctagaaaggtttcaagagaacttcggagttctgaaaaaattaataagtcgcgttcagtcaaaagaaagaatgtttttaatccgaaaacagccgaacgtgatgaaagtattcagagtacatcttctaaaaaattaaaacaaaacactgaagatgatgtacctgaagacagcagtactgaatttcgaataataaattttattcaggtattcactgcaatttctgctcttataaaatgtaaaaaatgtgatggaaatgtagtgtttcaaacagcaagtacacgtgggctgggattcaaaattgtagttgcatgtaataactgtggaaatgaatatattccttcctgttctttcgttgggcattcttatgaaataaacagacgtttcatttttgtaatgagaatactaggaataggatacgaaggattgtgcaagttttgcggcctgatggacatgccgtcttttttagataaatctacgcatacaattttactgaaacagattttgaattgtagtaaagccgtcgcagaaaccttcatgacgaaagctgtgaatgaagaaaagcaagcaatgccaacaactgaaaatgaagatataaatcatctaactgtatcgggagatggaacctggcaaaaacggggatatacatcgtcatttggagtttcttctataattggctattttactggaaagattcttgacataaacattaaaagtgcatattgtaagctatgtgagtattggaaaaaaaaaacaaatactgttgagttcgaggaatggtatcaatcgcatgaagatgtgtgttctgctaatcatcaagggtcttctgggaaaatggaggtggatgcgatggtcgaaatgttttcgtattctgaaactaaatatggagttaagtatgccaactatattggtgatggtgactccaagacctattcaggaattataaaatcagatccttacgaaaatacaactgtaaataaaaaggaatgtatagggcatgtccaaaagcggatggggagtcgattacgtacgctgaagagtaaacaaaaaggtcttggtggtcgaggtaagctcacaggaaaattaatagacaaactaactgtgtactatggtttagcaatacgccggcattgtgattctattgaaaatatgaaatctgctataatggcaaccttttatcactacggctcgagtgatgaaaaaccgaatcatgatatgtgtccaaaaggcgaagaatcttggtgctcttaccagcgcgctgaagcaagaggagagcttgataccttttctcacgattattctcctttaccttctgatgttttaaaagctatcaagcctatatacgaagatcttagtaatgaaaatttactttcaagatgtgtaggtggattcaatcagaataataatgaaagctttaaccaactagtatggaaaatatgtccaaaaacggtaaatactagttttactatcgtacaaatagctgcatacgttgctatgtgtatatttaatgagggtataaattcattattagtcttgatgaatacactaggacttaattgtgggcctaattctcatcggtatgcagaaagaatggatgctgcacgtatcaaagtagcagataagcgcgctaatgataacacccgagaaggtcgattgcaacgtaggcaccagcaaatcgatattttggaagctgctatgtcggctgaagagctattatatggtccaggaatagatgactcagt atga